The Nitratidesulfovibrio sp. SRB-5 genomic sequence CTCCGGTTTGGGGGGCGCGGCGGGGCGCAGGCCGCGACGGATGGTGGCAATGCGCGTGGGGCGAACGAGGCGCGACGGGAGCATGCGGGGCCGTGCGCCCGCGTGGCCGCTGCCTTTTCGCATGGTGCGCGACGGGTGGCAAGATGCCCGGCACGGGCCGCATTCGCGTGGTCGGGGCGCGCTGCCCGCCGCCTGCGGTGAACGGACGCGGTGGAGCTGCAATGATGCGGGGCCGCCGACCGGTGAAGGTCGGCGGCCCCTGTCCGTCGCCACCATGCGCCGCCGCGTTTCGCCGCATGCCGTCAGGCATGGGGAGTAGGCGGCGCAACCGGATGAAGCCGGGCGCTATTGGGCGGGAGCGGGAGGAACGGGACGACCGTTGCCGCGATCGTCCTTGCGGTCCTCGCGCCAGTCGCGCCGGTCATCGCGGCGTTCCCTGCGGTCATCCCTGCGATCGTCCTTGCGGTCCATGTGCTGGTCGCGTCGGCCATCGCGGCGTTCCATGTTCTGGTCGTGGCGCTCGCGGCGGTCGTCACGCCGGTCGTCGCGCCGGTCGTCACGATGATCCCTGCGTTCCATGCCGTCCTGCCGACGATCCTGCCGATGCTCCGGTTGATGCTCCTTCCGGTCGTCCCTGCGTTCCTTGCGCAGGTCGGGGCGGAGGTTGGCGGGCGCGGCGTCGTCAGCCAGCGCGGGCAGCGCGGGCAGGGCAACGGCGGCGGCAAGGGCAAGCGAGGCAAGCAGGGAGGTCGTTTTTTGCAACATGTCGGTTCTCCTTCATGGAAACCGTGGGTTGGCCCGCGTGCGCGGGGCCGGGGTCGGTGAACTGGCGCCCCGCGTGCCTGCGGCAACGGCCAGGGGCATGTCGGGGGCATCCGCGCCGGGCACACCGGCACGTCGAGGCGCATATCGCGCCGAACCCGCGCGAAGTCAACGGCGGCGGGGCACAAGTTACACTTCGTAACATGTCGTAGCGGGGCGGCAATGGAATGGGGCTGGCGTGCCCGTCGCGCCATGGAAATTCATGGATCGTGGCGGGCTGTTGCGCGCGGCGGCATTGGTCGCCGTATTGCGGGCAAGAGCGGCATGCTAGCGGGGGTGGGGCAGCGCATGCCGGAAGGCGTGGGGGAGGTGGCGTCAGGCGTGCCGGGTGTGAAGATCGTGCCGGTCGGAACAGGTCGGAACAGGTCGGAATCGATCGAAATTGACCGGACCTGGTCGAAACGGGGCGAGATCGGGCTGACTGGTGCGGCTGATGCGGCTGGCGTGACGGTCGGAGCGGCTCAGGCCTCTTCGTCGGTGATGGTGCCGGTTTCGCGCAGCAGCAGGTCCAGCACCAGTTCTTCCAGCGATCGGTTCTCGTTGGCCTTGGCGCGGGTCTGGGCGGCGGTGTCCATGATGTCCGCCTGCGAGGCCAGCGAGGACGCCTGGCTGTCCAGCAGGGTGGAGCGCGCCGCGTAGTTGGTGGCCGCGGCGCCAACGGTGGTGATGTAGCCGGAGAGGGTGGTGACCATGGCGGCGGCCTTGGCCACGGTATTGATCTGGGTGCTGGTGAAGGCGTTCTTGTAGGAGGAGAAGTCGGTGAGGGCCAGATCGAAGCTGCTGGTCCCGGACTGGATTTCCAGGCTGCCGGAACTGCCGGACACGGTGACCCGGTCGTCGGAGGCCCATACGGAACCGTCCAGCAGGGCTATGCCGTTGTACGAGGTGGAGGCCACGGTCTGGGTGATCTGCGAGGCCAGCGAATTGTACTCCGCCTGCACCGATGCATAGGTCATGGTGCCGGTGGCCACGCCGTTGGCCAGGTCCTTCATGCGGGTGAGCGCGGTCTTCAGCGAGGTGACCCCCGTGTTGGCCAGATCCATGATGGACTTGGCCTCGGACACGTTGTTCGAAGCCTGGCGCAGCATGGACGCATCGGCCCGCAGTCTGCCGGTAAGCGCGGCGGCGGTGGGGTCCGTGACCTTGCGCGACTGGCTTTCGGTCAGCAGCATGTCGCGCAGCGACTTGCCGACGGACCCGCCCATGAACAGCGAATTGGTCAGCATGTCCTGCTGCAACAGTTGCAGCGAATATTCCACCAGCATGGTGTTCAGCGACTTGTCGGTCACGCGCGCTCCCCGGCGGATGAACACACCACGCCTCATGGAGCGTATCGGCCATTTTTTCGCAAGCTTTAGGGATGCCGGCTCACTGGTTGCCGTTTCGTGCGGGGGCGCACTTTCGTGCGGGCGGGGGGGAGCGGGCCGGGGCGGGCAGGGTGGCAGGCAGGACGGGCCGCTTTTTTTCCGCCTAGGGCCGCAAGGGCTGGGGGGCACGTCGGGGCCATTGGGGGCGAACGGAGGTGACCTTGCCGGTTGAACCCGGCACCCCGTTTTGCTACATGCTGGGGGCATTGACGACGTGTGCCGTACGGCCACGCCGTTCCCACGAAAAACAGCCACGAAGATTTCCAAGGATCTCCGGCAAAGGGAATCCGGTGCGACACCGGAGCGGTCCCGCCGCTGTGATCCCCGCGCGCAACCGCGCGCAACGTCCGCCCCGGCCCGGGAACGAAGCTTGCGCTTCGCCCCGCCGCCGCAGCGCCACTGGCACCGGGTTCCGCCCGCGCCGGGAAGGCGGGCCGGACGGGGGAAAGCCAGAAAACCTGGCCGGAGCGCTTCTTGCCGCCACGGGCACGCGGATGCCCGCATCGGACTCAAGAAGATTCACGGAACACGCAGCGCGCCGGGGGACGTTACCGACGTCCCCCCGCGACGCGCCCTACCACGGGCGGCCCGCCGCCGTGCGCCTTTGGCGTGCGGAATTCCGTCGGCCCGCCGTCCGGGAGCCATTGCCCATGCCCCAACATATTCGCAAGCGCGACGGCCGCGTGGAAACCTGGTCCGTGGACCGGGTGGGTCACGCCATCAACAAGGCCCTGAAAGCCAGCGGCATCAAGGATCCCCTGCTGGGCAAGCGTCTGGCGCAGCGGGTGGAAGCCAAGCTCGACGGCGTGGACATGCCCGAGCAGGAGCAGGTGCAGGACCTTGTCCAGCGCGTGCTGATGGAAGCCCGCCTGTACGCCGTGGCCGAACGGTACATCATCTACCGT encodes the following:
- a CDS encoding flagellin codes for the protein MTDKSLNTMLVEYSLQLLQQDMLTNSLFMGGSVGKSLRDMLLTESQSRKVTDPTAAALTGRLRADASMLRQASNNVSEAKSIMDLANTGVTSLKTALTRMKDLANGVATGTMTYASVQAEYNSLASQITQTVASTSYNGIALLDGSVWASDDRVTVSGSSGSLEIQSGTSSFDLALTDFSSYKNAFTSTQINTVAKAAAMVTTLSGYITTVGAAATNYAARSTLLDSQASSLASQADIMDTAAQTRAKANENRSLEELVLDLLLRETGTITDEEA